ACTCGTTGATGCCGCGCGCGGCGAACTCTCGCGAAAGAAGCGCGGCCTTGACGAACTGCGGGCGCGCCCCGACGACGGTGAGTACTCTCATCCAATCGCCACGGCGCCGGCGAATAGACTGCGCACCGCCTCGATGACGCGCCCGCGCTCACCGTTCTCGATCTCGGGAAACATCGGCAGCGAGAGCACTTCGCCGGCCGCCGCTTCCGCATGCTCGAAATCACCGCGCCGGTAACCCAGCGGTTCGTGAACGCGCTGAAGGTGCAGCGGCACCGGATAATAGACCATGGTCCCCACGCCGCGCACTGCAAGCGCCGCTGCTTTGGCGTCGCGACCGGCCAGCCGAATGGTGTACTGATGATAGACGTGGCGGTAGTCAGGCTCCTCGAGCGGTACGGATACCTCGCTTTGGAGCGCGCGGGTGTACGCGTGTGCGACCGCACGGCGCCGCTCGATCCAGCGTTCCAAATGAGGAAGTTTCACTCGCAAGATCGCCGCCTGCAATTCGTCGAGCCGGCTGTTGACCCCAACCTCTTCGTGGTGATATTTGACCCGGCCGCCGTGAGCGCGCAGCGAACGCACGCGCTCTGCGACCTCGCGGCGAGCCGTAACCAGCATCCCGCCGTCGCCGTACGCGCCCAGGTTCTTCGAGGGAAAGAAGCTGAAAGCGGCGGCGTCGCCGAACGTGCCGATACGCCGGCCGCCGATCGACGCACCGATCGCCTGCGCGCAATCCTCCACTACGGCCAGACCAGCTCGCGCGGCGATCGCCATGATGGCGTGCATCGGCGCCGGATTCCCATAAAGATGCACCGGCAAAATCGCCCGCGTGCGCGGCGTGATCGCCGCTTCGATCGCTCGCGGATCGATATTGAACGTAGCCGCGTCGATATCGGCAAAAACCGGCGTGGCGCCCACCATCGCGATCGCTTCGGTCGTCGCGACGAACGTGAACGGCGTCGTGATGACCTCGTCGCCGGCGCCGACGCCGAGCGCCCGCAGCGCCAGGTGCAGCGCGTCCGTGCCGGAGTTCAAGCCGACCGCATACCCGCCGCCCAAATACGCGGCTACCTCTTGCTCGAGCGCGCTCACGTTGGGACCGTTGATGAAGTGACCGCTTTCGAGCACGCCCTCGACGGCGCGCGCGATTTCCGCTTTGAGCGCGTGGTACTGGCGGCGAAGATCGAGGATCGGGATCACGGCGTCTGCCATACGGACACTCCCGATTTCATGTAGCTGCGCCCGCAATTGCCGCAGAGCGCGCGATCCGAATCGAAGGCGAGTTTGACGCCGCATTCACACGCATAGCCGCGAAGCCTGGCGGGGTTTCCATAGACGATTCCGTAGGCCGGAACGTCCGACGTGACGACCGCGCCCGCACCTACGAACGCGAATTCTCCCAGCGTATGCCCGCAGACGATCGTCGCGTTGGCTCCGATCGACACGCCGCGCCGAACGAGCGTGGGCGCGTAGTCGGCGCTGGTATTACGCGGTGTCCCGGAACGCGGTGTCGTCACGTTGGTGAACACCATGCTCGGTCCGCAGAAGACGTCATCCTCGAGCGTGACGCCCTCATAGATCGAAACGTTGTTCTGGATCTTGACGTTGTTGCCGATGACGACGCGGCCGGCGATGACGACGTTTTGCCCGATCGAGCAGCGCGCCCCAATGCGCGCGTGCGCCATGATGTGACAAAAATGCCAGATCTTCGTGCCCAAGCCGATCTCGACGGGCTCGTCGACATACGAAGATTCATGGACAAAGTAGGGCTTGGTGCGGTCGATGACGCTCACGCGATCTCCTCAAATGACGGGCGGTGATTTCGGACGCCGAACATGCTCAGAACTTGGACGACGCGCAGTCCGTTCTCGCCGTCGGTAAGCGGACGCTGACCGCTCGCAGCGGCTTCGACGAAGGCGCGGACTTCGGCGAGAAGCGGTTCCGCCGGCGTAAAATCCACCGGGCGTTCTTCTTCGCGCCAGAGCGTGGCGTGACCGAACTCGTCGTAGTCCTGCCCGCAAGGAGTCAGCGTGAGCGACGCGCCCTCGCGCGAATCGATTAGGCGCAGCACGCCGGTCGCGCCGAAGACGTCCAGGCGCGAGCTCTTGTCCGGGTCGAGCCAGCTCGTCTCGATGTGGGCCGTGCGGCGCCGCGTGAAGGTCAGGTCGGCGTAGGCAAAGTCGGCAATATGCTCGCGCACGAACGCCGAGGTCGCGCCGGCGACGGTCAGCGGAAATTCATCGAAGACTTCGAGCGCCAGCGCCACGTCGTGCGGTGCAAAACTCCACCAGACGTTTTCGTTCGCGCGCAGGGTCCCCCATGACAGACGGCGCGAGCGCAGGTGGCGAACCTCGCCGATCGCGCCCTCCCGGATCAGCCCCAGCATCCGCTGCACGCCGGGATGGTAGAGCAGAACATGCCCGACGAAAAGGGTCATCTCGCGAGCGCGGGCTGCGCGAACGACCATCGCCGCGTCGTCGACGCTCATCGCCAACGGCTTCTCCACGAAGACGTGCTTGCCGGCGGCGATTGCGGCGAGCGCCAGCTCCGCGTGAACGGCGGGCGGCGCCGCGACCACGACCGCATCGATATTCCGCGCCAGGAGCGCGGTAATCTCCGACTCCAGCCCCGCGTGCGGGTACTCGCGTCCCATCTCGGCAAGCGCCGGTGCGTTTGCGTCGCAAATACTCTCGAGCACGCCCAGCTGCGCGCACGCGCGAATGATGTTGCGCCCCCAGCGTCCGGCACCGATTACGCCGATCTTCATCACAGCATCACCACGTTGGCTCGGCCGTCACGGACGTTGCGCGTCGCATTGCGCGTATCGATCACCAGGCGCGCGCAGTCG
Above is a window of Candidatus Baltobacteraceae bacterium DNA encoding:
- a CDS encoding DegT/DnrJ/EryC1/StrS family aminotransferase; this encodes MADAVIPILDLRRQYHALKAEIARAVEGVLESGHFINGPNVSALEQEVAAYLGGGYAVGLNSGTDALHLALRALGVGAGDEVITTPFTFVATTEAIAMVGATPVFADIDAATFNIDPRAIEAAITPRTRAILPVHLYGNPAPMHAIMAIAARAGLAVVEDCAQAIGASIGGRRIGTFGDAAAFSFFPSKNLGAYGDGGMLVTARREVAERVRSLRAHGGRVKYHHEEVGVNSRLDELQAAILRVKLPHLERWIERRRAVAHAYTRALQSEVSVPLEEPDYRHVYHQYTIRLAGRDAKAAALAVRGVGTMVYYPVPLHLQRVHEPLGYRRGDFEHAEAAAGEVLSLPMFPEIENGERGRVIEAVRSLFAGAVAIG
- a CDS encoding acyltransferase, with the protein product MSVIDRTKPYFVHESSYVDEPVEIGLGTKIWHFCHIMAHARIGARCSIGQNVVIAGRVVIGNNVKIQNNVSIYEGVTLEDDVFCGPSMVFTNVTTPRSGTPRNTSADYAPTLVRRGVSIGANATIVCGHTLGEFAFVGAGAVVTSDVPAYGIVYGNPARLRGYACECGVKLAFDSDRALCGNCGRSYMKSGVSVWQTP
- a CDS encoding Gfo/Idh/MocA family oxidoreductase — its product is MKIGVIGAGRWGRNIIRACAQLGVLESICDANAPALAEMGREYPHAGLESEITALLARNIDAVVVAAPPAVHAELALAAIAAGKHVFVEKPLAMSVDDAAMVVRAARAREMTLFVGHVLLYHPGVQRMLGLIREGAIGEVRHLRSRRLSWGTLRANENVWWSFAPHDVALALEVFDEFPLTVAGATSAFVREHIADFAYADLTFTRRRTAHIETSWLDPDKSSRLDVFGATGVLRLIDSREGASLTLTPCGQDYDEFGHATLWREEERPVDFTPAEPLLAEVRAFVEAAASGQRPLTDGENGLRVVQVLSMFGVRNHRPSFEEIA